A window of Cyclopterus lumpus isolate fCycLum1 chromosome 14, fCycLum1.pri, whole genome shotgun sequence contains these coding sequences:
- the LOC117742525 gene encoding claudin-like protein ZF-A89, with protein MASAGLQILGIFLSTIGFLGDIIICVLPMWKVSAFIGNNIVTAQTFWEGLWMNCVMQSTGQMQCKVYDSLLALPNDLQAARALVVISILIILMGILLAVVGGKCTNCIEDEDAKSKVAIAAGVFFIIGGILCLIPVCWSAHVVIRNFYNPIMMDSQRRELGASLFIGWGSAGLLLIGGALLCCQCRQRKDSRYSVKYSAPSSAARGGAYV; from the coding sequence ATGGCATCTGCAGGTCTCCAGATTTTGGGTATCTTTTTGTCAACCATTGGCTTTCTGGGCGATATCATCATCTGCGTCCTGCCCATGTGGAAGGTGTCTGCGTTCATCGGGAACAACATAGTGACGGCGCAGACCTTTTGGGAGGGCCTGTGGATGAACTGTGTGATGCAGAGCACCGGGCAGATGCAGTGCAAGGTCTACGACTCCCTGCTGGCCCTCCCCAATGACCTGCAGGCAGCCCGGGCCCTCGTCGTGATCTCCATCCTGATCATCTTGATGGGAATCCTGCTTGCTGTCGTAGGAGGAAAATGCACCAACTGCATTGAAGATGAAGACGCCAAGAGCAAGGTAGCCATTGCTGCGGGAGTGTTTTTCATCATCGGTGGCATCCTGTGCTTGATCCCTGTGTGCTGGTCTGCGCACGTGGTCATCAGAAACTTCTACAACCCCATTATGATGGACTCACAGAGGAGGGAGCTGGGAGCGTCGCTGTTCATCGGTTGGGGCTCAGCAGGACTGTTGTTGATTGGAGGGGCACTTCTCTGCTGCCAGTGTCGCCAGCGTAAAGACAGCCGATACTCTGTCAAATATTCTGCCCCAAGCTCAGCAGCTCGTGGAGGAGCCTATGTTTAA
- the LOC117743009 gene encoding claudin-4-like, protein MVSLGLQILGVGLAVLGWIGNILICMLPLWKVSAFIGNNIVVAQTIWEGLWMTCVVQSTGQMQCKVYDSLLALPADLQAARAMVVIAILFSLFGLLLSVVGGKCTTCIGDKVTKARVAISAGVFFILSGALCLVTVSLPANTIIKDFYNPLVPDAQRRELGACLYMGWGASGLLLIGGALLCCQCPSGGDRYNGAKYSAPKSTTPGKEFV, encoded by the coding sequence ATGGTATCTTTAGGGCTGCAGATTCTGGGCGTGGGGCTAGCGGTGCTTGGATGGATTGGAAACATACTAATCTGTATGCTGCCCCTGTGGAAGGTGTCTGCTTTCATCGGGAACAACATCGTGGTTGCTCAGACCATCTGGGAAGGACTGTGGATGACATGCGTGGTGCAGAGCACCGGCCAGATGCAGTGCAAGGTCTACGACTCCCTGCTGGCCTTGCCTGCGGACCTCCAGGCGGCTCGGGCTATGGTGGTCATCGCCATCCTGTTCTCGCTGTTCggcctgctgctctctgtggtCGGGGGTAAATGCACCACCTGCATTGGGGACAAAGTAACGAAAGCCAGAGTGGCCATCTCCGCCGGTGTTTTCTTCATCCTGAGTGGGGCTCTGTGTCTGGTGACTGTGTCTCTGCCTGCCAATACTATCATAAAGGACTTCTACAACCCCCTGGTTCCTGACGCCCAGAGGAGGGAGCTGGGTGCATGTTTGTACATGGGCTGGGGAGCATCGGGACTCTTGCTGATCGGTGGCGCTCTTCTCTGCTGTCAGTGCCCATCAGGAGGAGACCGCTATAATGGAGCAAAGTACTCTGCACCTAAATCCACAACGCCCGGGAAGGAATTTGTCTGA
- the LOC117743008 gene encoding claudin-4-like, giving the protein MVSQGLQIMGVLLAFIGWLGTIITCAMPMWRVTAFVGANIVTAQVIWEGLWMNCVVQSTGQMQCKVYDSMLALPQDLQAARAMVVISVIVGVFGILMAVVGGKCTNCMEDEVAKAKACIVSGVIFIITALMIMIPVSWSAHAVIRDFYNPLVIAAQRRELGAALYIGWGSAGLLLLGGGLLCNNCPRNDGTRPYIPAKFAPVRTASSNVDYV; this is encoded by the coding sequence ATGGTTTCTCAGGGCCTCCAGATCATGGGTGTGCTGCTGGCCTTCATCGGCTGGCTGGGCACCATCATCACCTGCGCCATGCCCATGTGGAGAGTCACCGCTTTTGTTGGGGCGAACATCGTCACCGCCCAGGTGATCTGGGAAGGCCTGTGGATGAACTGCGTGGTCCAGAGCACGGGCCAGATGCAGTGTAAGGTGTACGACTCCATGCTTGCTCTCCCTCAAGACCTGCAGGCCGCCAGGGCCATGGTGGTCATCTCTGTGATCGTCGGGGTGTTCGGCATCCTCATGGCCGTGGTTGGAGGAAAGTGCACCAACTGCATGGAGGACGAAGTGGCCAAAGCCAAAGCCTGCATCGTGTCCGGAGTGATCTTCATAATAACAGCCTTGATGATTATGATCCCAGTGTCGTGGTCTGCTCACGCAGTGATCAGGGACTTTTATAACCCCCTGGTGATTGCGGCTCAGAGGAGGGAGCTCGGGGCTGCACTTTATATCGGCTGGGGCTCTgccgggctgctgctgctgggaggaGGCCTGCTCTGTAACAACTGTCCCCGAAACGATGGCACAAGACCCTACATACCTGCCAAGTTCGCCCCTGTGAGAACCGCATCTTCAAACGTTGACTATGTGTGA
- the LOC117743195 gene encoding claudin-4-like, with product MVSTGLQILGAALGILGWIGAILVCALPMWKVTAFIGSTIVTAQTTWEGIWMNCVHQSTGQMQCKVYDSMLALSSDLQAARALTILSIVVGILAILLSIAGGQCTNCVQDPSAKIKVGITAGVMFIIAGVLCLVPVCWTAHTIIQNFYNPLLVSAQKRELGAALYIGWGAAGLMLIGGGMLCSNCPPKDEGSYTARYKAASSEASAPASGKNYV from the coding sequence ATGGTGTCCACTGGGTTACAGATTCTGGGCGCAGCTCTGGGGATCCTGGGCTGGATCGGCGCCATCCTCGTGTGTGCTCTTCCCATGTGGAAGGTCACTGCTTTTATCGGCAGCACCATTGTGACCGCGCAAACCACATGGGAGGGTATTTGGATGAACTGCGTGCACCAGAGCACAGGCCAGATGCAGTGTAAGGTCTACGACTCCATGCTGGCCCTCAGCTCTGACCTCCAGGCTGCCCGGGCCCTGACCATCCTCTCTATCGTGGTGGGCATCCTGGCTATCCTGCTTAGCATAGCCGGGGGGCAATGCACCAACTGTGTGCAAGACCCCTCGGCCAAGATCAAGGTGGGCATTACAGCTGGAGTTATGTTCATCATCGCCGGGGTCCTCTGCCTCGTCCCTGTCTGCTGGACGGCACACACCATCATCCAAAACTTCTACAACCCGCTGTTGGTCAGCGCCCAGAAGAGAGAGTTGGGTGCTGCGCTCTACATCGGGTGGGGGGCGGCTGGCTTGATGCTGATCGGAGGAGGCATGCTCTGCTCCAATTGTCCCCCTAAGGATGAAGGCTCCTACACTGCGAGGTACAAGGCTGCCAGCTCTGAGGCCTCAGCACCAGCGTCCGGGAAAAACTATGTCTGA
- the LOC117742534 gene encoding claudin-4-like, with the protein MVSLGLELVGIILSVLGWVLCVISCALPMWKVSAFIGSNIVTAQVFWQGLWMNCVFQSTGQMQCKVYDSMLALPQDLQAARALTIVSIIVGVVALLISMVGAKCTNCIEDEGVKARVMAASGGAFITAALMQLVPVSWSAHTIIVEFYSPLIHSGQKMEIGAALYLGWAAATLLLIGGSILCCSCPPQEEKPARYSINPQSRMAYSAAQRSIAPSSYNKRDYV; encoded by the coding sequence ATGGTGTCTTTAGGACTTGAACTGGTCGGCATCATTCTGTCAGTGCTCGGCTGGGTGCTGTGTGTGATCAGCTGCGCCTTGCCAATGTGGAAGGTCTCGGCCTTCATTGGCTCCAACATAGTCACAGCTCAGGTGTTCTGGCAGGGCCTGTGGATGAACTGTGTGTTCCAGAGCACGGGACAGATGCAGTGTAAGGTCTACGACTCCATGCTGGCTTTACCTCAGGACCTGCAGGCCGCCAGGGCACTCACTATCGTCTCCATCATTGTCGGGGTGGTGGCTCTGCTCATATCCATGGTGGGGGCAAAGTGCACCAACTGCATCGAGGATGAAGGGGTTAAAGCCAGGGTGATGGCCGCCTCGGGTGGCGCATTCATCACAGCAGCTCTGATGCAGCTGGTGCCTGTTTCCTGGTCAGCACACACCATCATCGTTGAGTTCTACAGTCCACTCATCCACTCTGGTCAGAAGATGGAGATCGGGGCGGCGCTGTATCTCGGCTGGGCCGCCGCAACCCTGCTGCTGATTGGAGGGTCCATCCTCTGCTGCAGTTGCCCTCCACAGGAAGAGAAGCCAGCGAGGTACAGCATAAACCCTCAGAGTCGTATGGCATACTCCGCCGCACAGAGGTCAATCGCTCCAAGCTCTTACAACAAGAGGGACTACGTGTGA